A genomic segment from Glycine max cultivar Williams 82 chromosome 1, Glycine_max_v4.0, whole genome shotgun sequence encodes:
- the LOC106799524 gene encoding uncharacterized protein has protein sequence MCIDYHKLNEATRKDHFPLPFMDQMLERLAGQAYYCFLDGYSGYNQIAVDPKDQEKTTFTCPFGFFAYRRMPFGLCNAPATFQRCMLAIFLDMVEKSIEVFMDDFSVFGPSFESCLKNLEMILKTKLMTTPDWRKEFELMCIASDCWGIDFMGPLPSSYRNIYILVAVDYMSKWVEAITTPKDDARVVIKFLKKNIFSRFGVPQALISDGGKHLCNNQLKKVLEHYNVRHKVATPYHPQMNGQVEISNRELKRILEKTVPSLRKDWALKLDDALWAYKTAFKTPIGLSLF, from the exons ATGTGCATTGACTACCACAAGCTAAATGAAGCCACAAGAAAGGACCATTTTCCTTTGCCCTTCATGGATCAGATGTTGGAAAGGCTTGCAGGTCAAGCATACTACTGCTTTTTGGATGGATACTCAGGTTATAACCAGATTGCTGTGGACCCTAAAGACCAGGAGAAGACAACATTCACatgcccttttggtttctttgcCTATAGACGGATGCCATTTGGGTTATGTAATGCACCAGCCACATTCCAAAGGTGCATGCTGGCCATTTTTTTAGACATGGTGGAGAAAAGTATTGAGGTATTTATGGACGACTTTTCAGTGTTTGGGCCCTCATTTGAAAGCTGCTTGAAGAACTTGGAGATG ATCCTGAAGACCAAGCTCATGACGACACCAGATTGGagaaaagaatttgaattaatgTGCATTGCTAGTGACTGTTGGGGCATTGATTTCAtgggaccccttccttcttcatacAGGAATATCTATATCTTGGTGGCCGTAGACTACATGTCCAAGTGGGTGGAAGCCATAACCACTCCAAAAGATGATGCCAGGGTAGTGATAAAgttcttaaagaaaaatattttctcccgTTTTGGAGTCCCACAAGCCCTAATCAGTGATGGGGGAAAACACTTATGCAACAATCAATTGAAGAAAGTCCTAGAGCATTATAATGTTAGACATAAGGTGGCTACACCTTATCATCCACAGATGAATGGCCAAGTAGAAATTTCCAACAGAGAGCTTAAGCGAATCCTTGAGAAGACTGTTCCATCATTAAGAAAGGATTGGGCTTTGAAGCTAGATGACGCTCTGTGGGCCTACAAGACTGCATTCAAGACCCCCATCGGATTGTCCCTATTTTAG
- the LOC102661729 gene encoding uncharacterized protein encodes MPFGEALQQMLLYTMFMKDVLTKKGKYIDNESIMVGGKESVGKNLIDLGASINLMPLSMCKRIGNLKMDPTRMTLQLADRSITRPYRVVEDVLVKVHHFTFPVDFVIMDIEEDTKIPLILGRPFMLTANCVVDMGNGNLEMSVDNQKTSLEKALVNAVDCLTSKEEEDLRACLEDLDQEDNTIEGGTSFKELKSKKTWI; translated from the exons ATGCCATTTGGGGAAGCCTTACAGCAAATGCTGCTCTACACAATGTTTATGAAAGACGTCCTCACCAAGAAGGGGAAGTATATTGATAATGAGAGCATTATGGTGGGAG GGAAGGAGTCAGTAGGAAAGAACCTCATTGACTTAGGGGCCAGTATCAATCTGATGCCCCTATCAATGTGCAAAAGAATTGGTAACTTGAAGATGGACCCCACAAGGATGACACTTCAGTTAGCAGACCGCTCCATCACAAGACCATACAGGGTTGTAGAGGATGTCTTGGTCAAAGTCCACCATTTCACCTTTCCGGTGGACTTTGTCATTATGGACATCGAAGAAGACACGAAGATTCCTCTAATCCTAGGTAGACCCTTCATGTTGACTGCCAACTGTGTGGTAGATATGGGAAATGGAAATTTGGAGATGAGCGTGGACAATCAGAAG ACGTCGCTGGAGAAAGCTTTGGTAAATGCTGTAGACTGTTTAACcagcaaagaagaagaagatctaAGGGCTTGCTTGGAAGACTTGGATCAAGAAGACAACACTATTGAAGGAGGAACCAGCTTCAAGGAACTAAAGAGCAAGAAGACTTGGATCTAA